One Candidatus Sulfurimonas baltica DNA segment encodes these proteins:
- a CDS encoding nitrous oxide reductase accessory protein NosL: MMRKMIPYSAVIVLVLIIVTLFLSLASTKKMVVIIEGNTNQIPIEMKIGVFQDSDCGMVINDLRDASQVISKNAKSWFFHDHGGMIKWLEDKEFKSDAKIWVMSRDTKKWIDARTAYYSLIDDTPMGYGFGAYEFKKDLHVDFDTMRLRMLRGETLKNPRIKKQLLGN, translated from the coding sequence ATGATGAGAAAAATGATACCATATTCAGCAGTAATAGTGTTAGTTTTAATAATTGTTACACTTTTTTTATCGCTTGCCTCAACAAAAAAGATGGTAGTCATAATTGAAGGGAATACAAATCAAATACCAATTGAGATGAAGATAGGTGTTTTTCAAGATAGTGACTGCGGAATGGTTATCAATGATTTAAGAGATGCATCACAAGTGATATCTAAAAACGCAAAAAGTTGGTTTTTCCATGACCACGGCGGAATGATAAAATGGCTTGAAGATAAAGAGTTCAAATCTGATGCAAAGATTTGGGTTATGAGTAGAGATACTAAAAAATGGATAGATGCAAGAACTGCTTATTATTCACTTATAGATGATACACCTATGGGTTACGGATTTGGTGCTTATGAGTTTAAAAAAGATTTACATGTAGATTTTGATACAATGCGTTTAAGAATGCTAAGAGGGGAGACTCTTAAAAATCCGCGTATAAAAAAACAGCTATTAGGGAACTAA
- a CDS encoding HD domain-containing protein produces the protein MNKVNNSLFSIPFLKSLFFTQNKWHQHGVLAHTLRVTYNILKAGEWKFFMAGILHDIGKPFTAYKKDKEDVEYNEYSFTDHEERSYQIIKNWPFISKYTKDIVRYHYLIRDIKKSEKEDLPRFYEKKEIWETLDETIKADLDRFMLYDDLGKGDKKR, from the coding sequence ATGAACAAGGTTAATAATAGCTTATTTTCAATACCATTTTTAAAATCTCTTTTTTTTACCCAAAACAAGTGGCATCAACACGGGGTTTTAGCTCATACACTTCGTGTAACATATAATATTTTAAAGGCTGGAGAGTGGAAGTTTTTTATGGCAGGAATACTGCACGACATTGGGAAGCCATTTACGGCGTATAAAAAAGATAAAGAGGATGTTGAGTATAATGAGTACAGTTTTACAGACCATGAAGAGAGAAGTTATCAAATAATAAAGAATTGGCCTTTTATAAGTAAATATACAAAAGATATAGTGAGATACCACTATTTGATACGTGATATTAAAAAAAGTGAAAAAGAGGATTTGCCAAGATTTTATGAAAAAAAAGAGATATGGGAAACGCTTGACGAGACAATAAAAGCAGATTTAGATAGATTTATGCTTTATGATGATTTGGGAAAAGGGGATAAAAAAAGATGA